A region from the Haloarchaeobius salinus genome encodes:
- a CDS encoding LUD domain-containing protein, whose translation MPTDTRSLEQSLASLNVESRRVAPCKVADAVAAFAADPAVAVHLDRDNASLPDSVTVDPTPVELKDATTGVTPAAFAVADYGSVVLPTTAAGSELVSLHVDRHVAVLDAADVVSDMESAFERFGRDISNRYGSAVLATGPSATADMGALVKGAHGPSEVRVVIVED comes from the coding sequence ATGCCGACCGACACCCGCTCGCTTGAGCAATCACTGGCGAGTCTGAACGTGGAGAGCAGGCGTGTCGCTCCGTGTAAGGTAGCTGACGCTGTCGCAGCGTTTGCCGCTGACCCGGCGGTCGCGGTCCATCTAGATCGGGACAACGCCTCCCTACCGGACAGTGTGACCGTCGACCCAACGCCGGTTGAGCTGAAGGATGCCACGACAGGCGTGACGCCGGCAGCCTTCGCTGTGGCCGACTACGGGTCCGTGGTACTCCCCACGACAGCTGCGGGAAGTGAACTCGTAAGCCTCCACGTCGACCGGCACGTGGCTGTCCTCGACGCCGCCGATGTCGTGTCAGATATGGAGTCAGCGTTCGAGCGCTTCGGCCGCGACATCTCGAACAGATACGGTAGCGCGGTTCTTGCGACAGGTCCCAGTGCCACCGCCGACATGGGTGCACTGGTGAAGGGCGCCCATGGCCCGAGTGAAGTCCGGGTCGTTATCGTGGAGGACTGA
- a CDS encoding LUD domain-containing protein, whose amino-acid sequence MSKADRLREIMDEEGDAVHANTQSFNRGRYDSVADLEDYEALKEEARTIKEDAIERLPELIDRLEETVEGNGGTLYLADDVADANRYIREVVGEESAKTVVKSKSMTSEELDVNDALATDGHEVVETDLGEWVLQVADEAPSHIVAPAIHKSREAIAELLNEHFDSDEPLETAEELTTFARETLGERISEADVGMTGANFIAADTGTMALVTSEGNARKSIAATDTHVAIAGVEKVIPSIEDLQPFVELIGRSGTGQDITSYISLLTPPVKTPTINFNDDETPLSALDDDDREFHLVLIDNGRMAMRNDDDLRETLYCIRCSACSNVCANFQQVGGHAFGGETYSGGIATGWEAGVEGTDVAGEFNDLCTGCSRCVDACPVKIDIPWINTVVRDRVNRGKAGKIDFLVDGLTPDDEAGNPPLQKRLFGNFETVAKLGSALAPLSNWLADTTVSKRMMDRFLGIDARRDLPEFKRETLTEWCTDRDSTIQNPRRQAVLYPDLYTNHVQIERGKAAIRVLETLGVDVVVPTAPSSGRAPLSQGMVETARDHAERVADSLDPFIEEGRDIVVIEPSDLAMFEREYEQLLDLATQERLADESYEIMEYVFGLLENGADAAALCEGAGEHVAYHSHCQQRTLGLEGHTVAVLEHCGFDVWTSDVECCGMAGSFGYKSDYYDVSMAAGDELRRQFHEKDTQNRTVVASGTSCLEQLDSLLERHPTHPIELLVD is encoded by the coding sequence ATGTCGAAGGCAGACCGCCTCCGTGAAATAATGGATGAGGAAGGTGATGCGGTCCATGCGAACACGCAGAGTTTCAACCGGGGACGCTACGACTCCGTTGCCGACTTAGAAGACTACGAGGCACTGAAAGAGGAGGCGCGCACAATCAAGGAAGACGCCATCGAGCGTCTCCCAGAGCTCATCGACAGACTTGAGGAAACTGTCGAGGGTAATGGTGGGACGCTGTACCTCGCCGATGACGTAGCGGACGCAAACCGGTACATCCGCGAGGTCGTTGGCGAAGAGTCCGCGAAGACCGTAGTCAAGAGCAAGTCGATGACTTCTGAGGAACTAGACGTCAACGACGCGCTCGCGACGGATGGGCACGAGGTGGTCGAAACTGACCTGGGCGAGTGGGTCTTGCAGGTGGCCGATGAGGCGCCATCTCACATTGTCGCCCCAGCTATCCACAAGTCACGTGAGGCAATCGCGGAGCTGCTCAACGAGCATTTCGACTCTGATGAGCCCCTCGAGACAGCAGAGGAACTAACGACGTTCGCTAGGGAAACACTCGGTGAACGCATCTCTGAAGCCGATGTCGGAATGACCGGTGCGAATTTCATTGCTGCTGATACTGGCACTATGGCGCTGGTCACGAGCGAAGGAAACGCTCGAAAATCCATAGCGGCGACGGATACGCACGTCGCCATCGCCGGCGTCGAGAAGGTCATCCCCTCCATTGAGGACCTCCAACCGTTTGTAGAACTCATCGGGCGTTCCGGGACCGGGCAAGACATCACGTCGTACATCTCCCTGTTGACCCCACCCGTCAAGACGCCGACGATCAACTTCAACGACGACGAAACGCCTCTCTCGGCGCTCGATGACGACGATAGAGAGTTCCACTTGGTTCTAATCGATAACGGACGGATGGCGATGCGCAACGACGACGACTTGCGTGAGACGTTGTACTGCATCCGGTGTTCGGCCTGCTCAAACGTCTGCGCGAACTTCCAGCAAGTCGGTGGACATGCCTTCGGCGGCGAGACATACTCGGGAGGAATTGCCACCGGCTGGGAGGCCGGTGTCGAAGGAACGGACGTCGCGGGTGAGTTCAACGACCTTTGTACTGGCTGTTCGCGCTGCGTCGACGCCTGCCCAGTGAAGATAGATATCCCTTGGATAAACACCGTTGTCCGCGATCGGGTCAACCGCGGGAAGGCTGGGAAGATTGACTTCCTAGTTGACGGGCTGACACCCGACGATGAGGCGGGGAACCCACCACTTCAGAAACGACTCTTCGGCAACTTCGAGACGGTTGCGAAACTCGGCTCCGCGCTGGCACCACTCTCGAATTGGTTAGCTGACACCACCGTCTCCAAGCGGATGATGGACCGATTCCTTGGCATCGATGCCCGCCGCGACCTGCCGGAATTCAAACGCGAGACGCTGACTGAGTGGTGCACTGACCGCGACTCGACGATCCAGAACCCGCGCCGCCAGGCAGTACTGTACCCCGACCTCTACACAAACCATGTACAGATCGAACGTGGAAAGGCAGCTATCCGGGTCCTTGAAACCCTAGGAGTCGACGTAGTGGTTCCTACGGCACCCTCCAGTGGTCGTGCTCCTCTCTCGCAGGGAATGGTGGAGACAGCTCGCGATCACGCCGAACGGGTCGCTGACTCACTCGACCCATTCATCGAGGAAGGGCGTGACATCGTCGTCATTGAACCAAGCGATCTGGCGATGTTCGAACGCGAGTACGAGCAACTGCTGGACCTGGCGACCCAAGAGCGTCTTGCTGACGAGAGCTACGAAATTATGGAGTATGTGTTTGGACTGCTGGAAAACGGCGCAGATGCGGCGGCGCTCTGCGAGGGTGCTGGTGAGCATGTCGCGTACCATAGCCATTGCCAGCAGCGGACGCTCGGCCTTGAGGGCCACACTGTCGCTGTCCTCGAACACTGCGGGTTCGACGTGTGGACCTCCGACGTGGAGTGTTGCGGCATGGCAGGTAGCTTCGGATATAAGTCTGACTACTACGACGTGAGCATGGCCGCTGGGGACGAACTCCGCCGGCAGTTCCATGAAAAGGATACCCAGAACCGGACGGTCGTCGCCAGCGGAACATCCTGCCTTGAACAGCTAGATTCACTCCTCGAACGGCACCCGACTCACCCCATCGAACTTCTCGTGGACTGA
- a CDS encoding transposase, producing MSVSPTTRQTVFRKIAQTSHTTWPAYDSTPLYDRSSLNGLEEDIRTVAAAWFDHDPLNSVDEFVSHYPLAYVEFRPHDQYSVGTRYKMAQLFRVFLLKEIHGWNHETALVTYLTHHLDLCEQLGLETVPDQSTLWRSWHQRFTADLRETVQTAARTILIKAQNAGVTVPREPEYHLPSHSDEEDESGPEDHAVLDEAAPITDHIRRVVFPAFSLDRGEGCEIHENAYWDLQMYFGLRERLAANEGARSFVYESTRERTPLGHAHREHIRGLSIALIREMYRQAVNRLLDEVAETEQFFRAGIIAIDITEADPFTGDRTGHEDEIIGTKEQTDEYAYQWATVQLVGNAVPIVLDARPVRKGESRVELVTDLLDSAEEMVHVDNVLMDREFDSQHVLEMISQRGLSYAVPKRMQTSEKAQAKRLLQRDQDRYETDRKLHLGKNEWHKTTLIYRRIEDSEHDDHRQYSVFMTNCGSGHLTEYGYRWEIESGYRSIKRFMAATTSKDFGLRFFYFGFACLLYSIWRAVDLLVQVELTGDYEHSPMVTADNTLTLVKKETGIG from the coding sequence GTGTCAGTATCGCCCACAACGCGACAGACGGTATTCCGGAAGATCGCACAGACCTCCCACACCACGTGGCCTGCCTACGATTCGACACCGTTGTACGATCGGAGTTCACTCAACGGTCTTGAAGAGGACATCCGCACCGTTGCAGCCGCGTGGTTCGATCACGATCCCCTCAATTCTGTCGATGAGTTCGTCTCTCACTACCCGTTGGCGTATGTCGAATTTCGCCCTCACGACCAGTATTCGGTGGGAACACGATACAAGATGGCGCAATTGTTCCGCGTCTTCCTGCTCAAAGAAATCCATGGCTGGAACCACGAGACGGCACTCGTTACGTACCTTACTCACCACTTAGACCTCTGTGAGCAACTAGGCCTAGAGACAGTCCCAGACCAATCGACGCTGTGGCGCAGCTGGCACCAGCGGTTCACTGCTGACCTCCGCGAGACAGTCCAAACAGCTGCCCGGACGATCCTCATCAAAGCCCAGAACGCCGGGGTCACAGTCCCGCGCGAACCAGAATACCACCTTCCATCTCACAGTGACGAAGAGGACGAATCAGGCCCGGAAGATCACGCTGTTCTCGACGAAGCGGCACCGATTACGGACCACATCCGTCGCGTTGTCTTCCCGGCATTCTCGCTGGATCGGGGGGAGGGCTGCGAGATTCACGAGAACGCCTACTGGGACTTACAGATGTATTTCGGACTCCGCGAGCGGTTAGCTGCGAACGAAGGGGCTCGCAGTTTTGTCTACGAATCGACTCGGGAGCGGACGCCGTTGGGTCACGCCCACCGAGAACACATTCGTGGCCTCTCTATCGCGCTGATTCGCGAGATGTACCGACAGGCGGTGAATCGGCTGCTGGACGAAGTCGCAGAGACAGAGCAGTTCTTCCGAGCCGGAATAATCGCCATCGACATCACTGAAGCTGATCCCTTCACCGGCGATCGAACGGGCCACGAAGACGAAATCATCGGCACGAAGGAGCAAACCGACGAGTACGCCTACCAGTGGGCAACAGTCCAATTAGTCGGCAACGCCGTCCCAATCGTCCTTGACGCGCGGCCAGTTCGGAAGGGTGAGTCCCGCGTAGAACTCGTCACGGATCTCTTGGATTCTGCCGAGGAGATGGTTCATGTCGATAACGTCCTGATGGATCGGGAGTTTGACAGTCAGCACGTTCTGGAGATGATCAGCCAGCGCGGGCTCTCCTACGCCGTTCCCAAGCGGATGCAGACCAGTGAGAAAGCCCAGGCCAAGCGGTTGCTCCAGCGAGACCAAGACCGATACGAGACGGACCGGAAGTTGCATCTCGGCAAGAATGAGTGGCACAAGACGACGCTGATCTACCGCCGGATAGAAGACTCCGAGCACGACGACCACCGGCAATACTCGGTATTCATGACGAATTGCGGGAGTGGTCACCTTACTGAGTACGGCTACCGCTGGGAGATTGAGAGCGGGTACAGGTCGATCAAACGGTTCATGGCGGCGACGACGTCGAAGGATTTCGGGCTCCGGTTCTTCTACTTCGGGTTCGCGTGTCTTCTGTACTCGATTTGGCGAGCAGTGGATCTGCTGGTACAGGTCGAGTTGACCGGTGATTATGAACATTCGCCAATGGTGACGGCAGACAATACGCTGACGCTGGTGAAGAAGGAAACGGGAATCGGATAG
- a CDS encoding redoxin domain-containing protein — MTKNVEREPNETVPDFRLPGTEGDEIREYQLSSYTDKGAVVLVFYPFDFSPVCTEVLCNFRDAEFLTFTENVDVFGVSLDSCYAHQRFIEEYDLPFPLLSDTRGRITDQYGLAYDEWEHHEGVPKRALLTIDESRSVRYKWVTEDAYESPGMDALHQTVLSLEEVDS; from the coding sequence ATGACGAAGAACGTGGAGCGTGAGCCAAACGAGACCGTTCCCGATTTCCGGTTGCCGGGCACGGAGGGCGACGAGATTCGCGAATATCAACTGAGCAGTTACACCGATAAGGGTGCCGTGGTCCTAGTGTTTTACCCGTTCGATTTTAGCCCCGTCTGTACGGAAGTGCTCTGCAACTTCCGTGATGCGGAGTTCCTAACGTTCACCGAGAATGTCGACGTATTCGGCGTTTCGCTGGACTCCTGTTACGCCCACCAGCGGTTCATCGAGGAGTACGACCTCCCATTCCCGCTGTTGAGCGATACGAGGGGTCGGATCACCGACCAGTATGGGCTGGCCTACGACGAGTGGGAGCACCACGAGGGTGTCCCGAAGCGGGCACTGTTGACGATTGACGAGTCCCGGTCCGTCCGGTACAAGTGGGTAACGGAGGACGCGTACGAGAGTCCGGGCATGGATGCACTCCATCAAACTGTCCTGTCGCTGGAAGAGGTGGACTCATGA
- a CDS encoding two-component system sensor histidine kinase NtrB: MSEPPDGDRSGHARDAEAPYQHLIEGVSSHAIFMLDSGGTITAWPAPAQTLYGYEPESMVGHSLRELFADDGIAEFDIDTDEDESHPDVAAMLREAAADTIEDEQWHQRADGSVFWATMTISSLEEPAGYAVVSRDTTAKKQYERMLEHQNDRLKEFTDILAHDLRNPLNVIDGRLDLFKETGNPEHIESIEATTDRMEQLVDDLLRVARQGNIVTDPEPTDISDVIATAWEGTGGAAAGATLDYETVRPVSADPDRLCELFENLFRNAIDHVGEDVTVRVGALRDGIYIEDDGPGIAEDIRDEVFDHGFTTREEESGYGLSVVRTIANAHGWDVRVATADAGGARFEITGIEFL, from the coding sequence ATGTCTGAGCCGCCGGATGGCGACCGCAGCGGGCACGCCCGAGACGCGGAGGCACCGTATCAGCACCTGATCGAGGGGGTCTCCTCCCACGCCATCTTCATGCTCGATTCGGGCGGGACGATCACCGCCTGGCCGGCGCCAGCCCAAACACTGTACGGGTACGAGCCCGAGTCGATGGTGGGGCACAGTCTGCGGGAGTTGTTTGCCGACGACGGGATCGCCGAGTTCGACATCGACACCGACGAGGACGAATCACATCCCGACGTCGCCGCCATGCTTCGGGAGGCGGCGGCCGACACGATAGAGGATGAGCAGTGGCACCAGCGGGCGGACGGCTCCGTCTTCTGGGCCACGATGACGATCTCGTCGCTCGAGGAGCCGGCGGGATACGCGGTCGTCAGCCGTGACACGACGGCGAAGAAACAGTACGAGCGGATGCTGGAACACCAGAACGACCGTCTCAAGGAGTTCACGGACATCCTGGCCCACGACCTTCGGAACCCGCTGAACGTGATCGACGGCCGGCTTGACCTCTTTAAGGAAACCGGCAATCCCGAGCACATCGAATCGATCGAAGCGACGACCGACCGGATGGAACAGTTGGTGGACGACCTGTTACGGGTGGCTCGGCAGGGCAACATCGTCACCGACCCGGAACCGACCGACATCAGCGACGTGATCGCGACCGCGTGGGAAGGGACGGGTGGCGCTGCGGCTGGGGCAACCCTCGACTACGAGACGGTGCGCCCGGTGAGTGCGGATCCCGACAGGCTCTGTGAGTTGTTCGAAAATCTGTTTCGAAACGCCATCGACCACGTCGGGGAGGACGTGACCGTCCGGGTAGGAGCGCTGCGGGACGGCATCTACATCGAAGACGACGGCCCCGGGATCGCCGAGGACATCCGCGATGAGGTGTTCGATCACGGATTCACGACCCGTGAGGAGGAGTCGGGCTACGGCCTCTCGGTCGTGCGGACCATCGCCAACGCGCACGGCTGGGACGTGCGGGTGGCCACGGCCGACGCTGGCGGAGCCCGGTTCGAGATCACGGGCATCGAGTTTTTATGA
- a CDS encoding cytochrome ubiquinol oxidase subunit I encodes MGPITLLGAIDPGLVTFLSPEIASRMQFGWTISVHIIFASLSIGLAPFIIYFTWKDVRTNEQRYARLRSFWVKVFAAGFVMGTVTGIPMSFQFGTNFPQFAEVAGELIGGPLAFEAKMAFFLEAVFLGVLLYGRDRVEDRTYVISSVLVGFGAWLSGFWILIVNAWMQTPRGYEMVTRNGMEVAKLTDPFAAFLTPRMPWMYVHMMNASVISVALLVAGVSAYIVWKKPDTEAWNTALKLAVVLLIISAPFQAVHGDAYGRHVEDTQPQKFAAMEAHYETGEADLHLLAFPKSPEALTDPRAENLVTVSLPAVGSFLASGGDFDAEVIGLNEYEENPPVALVFWSFRFMVGLGFLFIGLALWGGYLMYRGRLSDSTRYLKAMIAASPFGYAALLTGWYVTEIGRQPWVIQGELKTSEAVSSTLTGAEATLTLVGFVVLYVGLMLTALYILKWLVREELRSLGVRESSGGRWHGPIPWVSSDD; translated from the coding sequence ATGGGTCCAATCACACTACTGGGTGCCATCGACCCAGGATTGGTGACGTTCCTCTCACCGGAAATCGCGAGCCGCATGCAGTTCGGATGGACAATCTCCGTTCACATCATCTTCGCGTCCCTTTCGATCGGGCTCGCACCGTTTATTATTTACTTTACTTGGAAAGACGTGCGGACGAACGAGCAGCGGTATGCGCGATTGCGCTCGTTCTGGGTGAAGGTTTTCGCCGCCGGCTTCGTGATGGGTACAGTCACCGGGATTCCGATGAGCTTCCAGTTCGGCACAAACTTCCCACAGTTCGCCGAGGTGGCCGGTGAACTGATCGGAGGCCCGCTGGCCTTCGAAGCGAAGATGGCGTTCTTTTTAGAGGCCGTCTTCCTCGGCGTGTTGCTGTACGGCCGCGACCGTGTTGAGGACCGAACATACGTCATCTCGTCGGTACTCGTTGGTTTCGGTGCCTGGCTGTCGGGGTTCTGGATCCTGATCGTTAACGCTTGGATGCAGACCCCACGGGGCTACGAGATGGTCACCCGCAACGGGATGGAAGTCGCCAAACTAACTGATCCGTTCGCCGCGTTCCTCACCCCGCGAATGCCCTGGATGTACGTCCATATGATGAACGCGTCGGTGATCTCGGTCGCACTGCTGGTCGCGGGCGTCTCGGCGTACATCGTCTGGAAAAAGCCCGACACTGAAGCCTGGAACACCGCACTCAAGCTGGCTGTCGTACTCCTGATCATCTCCGCACCGTTCCAAGCGGTCCACGGCGACGCCTATGGCCGCCACGTTGAGGACACCCAGCCACAGAAGTTTGCCGCGATGGAGGCTCACTACGAGACGGGGGAGGCCGACCTACACCTGCTCGCGTTTCCGAAGTCACCTGAGGCACTCACCGACCCGCGAGCCGAGAACCTCGTCACCGTGAGCCTTCCCGCAGTCGGGTCGTTCCTCGCCAGTGGCGGGGACTTCGACGCCGAGGTCATCGGACTGAACGAGTACGAGGAGAACCCCCCAGTAGCACTCGTATTCTGGTCGTTCCGCTTCATGGTCGGGCTCGGATTCCTGTTCATCGGGTTGGCACTGTGGGGCGGTTACCTCATGTATCGCGGGCGGCTGTCCGACAGCACACGCTACCTGAAGGCGATGATCGCTGCATCGCCGTTCGGCTACGCTGCGTTGCTCACCGGCTGGTACGTCACCGAGATCGGCCGGCAGCCGTGGGTCATCCAGGGCGAGCTCAAGACGAGCGAGGCGGTGTCATCGACGCTCACCGGGGCCGAGGCGACACTGACCCTGGTCGGGTTCGTCGTGCTCTACGTCGGGCTGATGCTGACTGCGCTGTACATCCTGAAGTGGCTGGTCCGGGAGGAACTCCGGTCACTCGGCGTTCGAGAGTCGAGTGGCGGCCGCTGGCACGGCCCGATTCCGTGGGTGAGTAGCGATGACTGA
- a CDS encoding cytochrome d ubiquinol oxidase subunit II, protein MTDPLLPVDAYLVESLPEIWFGAVLFALGMYVVLDGFDFGIGMLYATRTDERERETFLAAFGPVWDANEVWVVAFGTMLLAAFPRVYSRLLADNYLLALGFVLALVFRGLGPELREQRDDERWKRYTDYAFIGGSVFAPLLLGMLAGRWLFGGATLPVALTGVGLVAVSIVTGAAFLAAKTEPGLASELRAYGIGATLAYLGGVVVLLGTVVLTDAGGAADAVLSLPVAAVVALSVAVGLGGSVLARRGQYRAWLASALSLPTLLTILVAILLYPTIYPPTGLLVREAVVSPLALNLVTVLGFPVLLLVLWYFKFLYGVFSGPIEGEGYGG, encoded by the coding sequence ATGACTGACCCGCTGTTGCCCGTCGACGCGTACCTCGTCGAATCGCTGCCGGAGATCTGGTTCGGCGCCGTGCTGTTCGCGTTGGGGATGTACGTCGTCCTCGACGGGTTCGACTTCGGTATCGGGATGCTTTACGCGACCCGGACGGACGAACGCGAGCGGGAGACGTTCCTGGCGGCGTTCGGACCGGTCTGGGACGCGAACGAGGTGTGGGTCGTCGCCTTCGGGACGATGCTACTAGCGGCATTCCCGCGCGTGTACTCGCGCCTGCTGGCGGACAACTATCTGCTCGCGCTCGGGTTCGTCCTCGCGTTGGTGTTCCGCGGCCTCGGTCCGGAACTCCGCGAGCAGCGCGATGACGAGCGCTGGAAGCGCTACACCGACTACGCGTTCATCGGCGGGAGCGTGTTCGCGCCGCTCCTGTTGGGGATGCTCGCGGGTCGCTGGCTGTTCGGCGGGGCGACGCTACCAGTGGCGTTGACTGGCGTCGGCCTGGTCGCCGTCTCGATAGTCACGGGGGCGGCGTTCCTCGCAGCCAAGACCGAGCCCGGTCTGGCATCGGAACTGCGAGCGTACGGCATCGGTGCGACACTGGCGTACCTTGGCGGTGTGGTCGTGCTGCTGGGAACCGTCGTCCTGACCGATGCGGGCGGCGCTGCCGACGCGGTGCTCTCGCTGCCCGTCGCTGCAGTCGTCGCTCTCTCGGTCGCCGTCGGACTGGGCGGGAGCGTACTGGCCAGACGCGGACAGTACCGAGCCTGGCTCGCGAGCGCGCTGTCGCTGCCCACACTGTTGACGATCTTGGTCGCAATTCTGCTGTATCCGACGATTTATCCGCCGACCGGGCTGTTGGTTAGAGAAGCGGTCGTGTCGCCACTAGCGCTGAACCTCGTGACCGTCCTCGGGTTTCCGGTCCTGCTGCTGGTACTGTGGTACTTCAAGTTCCTCTACGGCGTGTTTAGCGGCCCAATCGAGGGTGAGGGCTACGGGGGGTAA
- a CDS encoding DUF4268 domain-containing protein — translation MSLIGFRREDSEIEYLEEVEYSEEHLEDDLHEVIHSDPRLVMGTLTTRENVVLGSKIQLPTGKEPDLLVCDKRGTLTTIEFKRDRSPRSAVTQLFDYASSLARLDRDEFFDLTNYESLEELYEAFDHEKDSEFDIDDFEREFVEGLESPQLMLVAYTITDDVRRMTRWLRDAHDLKINCVEFDYYERDDAEMFVPTIIGADETQEIKEREASPKQKKYRRFFGEVLERFKVELPGVTSRRASSDSWITIPAGHSDVEFVWHFKGDPGDKEFHVVMNFQFDESTRNEEMLETMLAAIEDRPLDVPEGIHSEEYGSSGYTRLFVKRKVGRLDEALEDEGLKEWAVDRLVEFHEQLTPVLDEELR, via the coding sequence ATGTCACTGATCGGCTTTCGACGCGAGGATAGCGAAATCGAATACCTCGAGGAGGTTGAGTACAGCGAGGAACATTTAGAGGACGACCTTCACGAGGTAATCCACAGTGATCCGAGGCTGGTGATGGGGACGCTCACGACACGGGAGAACGTCGTCCTCGGGAGCAAAATCCAGTTGCCCACCGGCAAGGAGCCCGACCTGCTCGTGTGCGACAAGAGGGGGACACTCACGACGATTGAGTTCAAGCGCGACCGCTCGCCGCGGTCGGCCGTGACCCAACTCTTCGACTACGCGTCTTCGCTGGCCCGACTGGACCGGGACGAGTTCTTCGACCTCACTAACTACGAGTCGCTGGAGGAACTGTACGAGGCGTTCGACCACGAGAAGGACTCGGAGTTCGATATCGACGACTTCGAACGGGAGTTCGTCGAGGGGCTGGAGTCGCCCCAGCTCATGTTGGTCGCGTACACGATCACCGACGACGTCCGCCGGATGACGCGCTGGCTGCGGGACGCTCACGACCTGAAGATCAACTGCGTCGAGTTCGACTACTACGAGCGAGACGACGCCGAGATGTTCGTCCCGACGATCATCGGCGCCGACGAGACGCAGGAAATCAAGGAGCGTGAAGCATCGCCGAAGCAGAAGAAGTACCGGCGGTTCTTCGGCGAGGTACTCGAACGCTTCAAGGTTGAACTCCCCGGCGTCACGAGCAGGAGAGCCAGCAGCGACAGCTGGATCACGATTCCCGCCGGCCACTCGGACGTCGAGTTCGTGTGGCACTTCAAGGGTGACCCCGGCGACAAGGAATTCCACGTCGTGATGAACTTCCAGTTCGACGAGTCCACACGGAACGAAGAGATGCTCGAGACGATGTTGGCGGCGATCGAAGACCGACCTCTGGATGTCCCCGAGGGGATCCACTCCGAAGAGTACGGGAGTAGCGGATACACGCGGCTCTTCGTCAAACGCAAGGTTGGCCGACTGGACGAGGCTCTGGAGGATGAGGGGCTCAAAGAGTGGGCCGTCGATAGGTTGGTAGAGTTCCACGAGCAACTGACGCCGGTTTTAGACGAAGAACTGCGGTAG